A genomic region of Glycine max cultivar Williams 82 chromosome 15, Glycine_max_v4.0, whole genome shotgun sequence contains the following coding sequences:
- the LOC100801593 gene encoding class 2 transcription repressor NC2 alpha 6 isoform X2 — translation MRKKLDTRFPAARIKKIMQADEDVGKIALAVPVLVSKALELFLQDLCDRTYEITLQRGAKTMNSLHLLGHAWEGMNQEMRVKIMEVHQTGSFMRRKIMLKHCVQSYNVFDFLRDVVSRVPDYGHGHGHAEAGPDDRVITKRRKAIGDDGNDSDEEAKRSKMLELGHTGSTGRGRGRGRGRGRGRGRPPLNRETYHQDAESEPCTSVQPSNPQNTNTSIAMDNGSESKEIPKEENIAAPVVPVVSTDSLRNIDLNAITNENDDKKASAEADASASVPEPDASLPEPPTESKHEEIPGWSLSDVDKMAIDSLQLAQLGRPLEEEEEDYDEEEG, via the exons ATGAGGAAGAAGCTCGATACCCGTTTCCCTGCT GCTCGGATAAAGAAGATAATGCAGGCAGATGAGGATGTTGGAAAGATAGCACTGGCTGTGCCTGTTTTAGTTT CTAAAGCTCTAGAACTATTTTTGCAAGATCTTTGTGACCGCACTTATGAAATAACTCTTCAAAGAGGAGCGAAGACCATGAATTCATTGCATTT ACTAGGTCATGCATGGGAAGGAATGAACCAGGAAATGAGAGTGAAGATCATGGAAGTACATCAAACTGGGTCATTCATGAGAAGGAAGATTATGTT AAAACATTGTGTACAAAGCTATAATGTCTTTGACTTTCTGAGGGACGTTGTTAGCAGGGTTCCTGACTACGGCCATGGCCATGGCCATGCTGAGGCTGGTCCTGATGATCGGGTCATTACAAAAAGAAG GAAAGCTATTGGTGATGATGGTAATGACAGCGATGAAGAGGCTAAGAGGAGCAAGATG CTTGAGTTGGGCCACACTGGCAGTACTGGTAGGGGAAGAGGCCGAGGTAGAGGAAGAGGCCGTGGCCGAGGGCGACCACCTTTAAATAGAGAGACATATCATCAAGATGCTGAATCTGAGCCTTGCACTTCTGTTCAGCCGAGCAACCCACAAAATACAAACACAAGTATAGCAATGGATAATGGTTCTGAGTCAAAGGAGATACCAAAGGAGGAGAATATTGCAGCTCCCGTTGTTCCTGTTGTAAGCACGGATTCCCTCCGGAACATTGATCTGAATGCCATCACGAATGAAAACGATGACAAAAAGGCTAGTGCAGAAGCTGATGCCTCCGCCTCGGTGCCTGAACCTGATGCCTCATTGCCTGAACCCCCAACAGAGAGCAAGCATGAAGAAATTCCGGGGTGGTCACTTTCTGATGTGGACAAGATGGCCATTGATTCACTGCAGCTTGCACAACTTGGTAGGCCActagaagaggaggaggaagactATGATGAAGAGGAGGGGTAA
- the LOC100801593 gene encoding class 2 transcription repressor NC2 alpha 6 isoform X1, which produces MRKKLDTRFPAARIKKIMQADEDVGKIALAVPVLVSKALELFLQDLCDRTYEITLQRGAKTMNSLHLKHCVQSYNVFDFLRDVVSRVPDYGHGHGHAEAGPDDRVITKRRFEVQYLFVLLFHSLDMHIVIDVLTFKNAMYFSRKAIGDDGNDSDEEAKRSKMLELGHTGSTGRGRGRGRGRGRGRGRPPLNRETYHQDAESEPCTSVQPSNPQNTNTSIAMDNGSESKEIPKEENIAAPVVPVVSTDSLRNIDLNAITNENDDKKASAEADASASVPEPDASLPEPPTESKHEEIPGWSLSDVDKMAIDSLQLAQLGRPLEEEEEDYDEEEG; this is translated from the exons ATGAGGAAGAAGCTCGATACCCGTTTCCCTGCT GCTCGGATAAAGAAGATAATGCAGGCAGATGAGGATGTTGGAAAGATAGCACTGGCTGTGCCTGTTTTAGTTT CTAAAGCTCTAGAACTATTTTTGCAAGATCTTTGTGACCGCACTTATGAAATAACTCTTCAAAGAGGAGCGAAGACCATGAATTCATTGCATTT AAAACATTGTGTACAAAGCTATAATGTCTTTGACTTTCTGAGGGACGTTGTTAGCAGGGTTCCTGACTACGGCCATGGCCATGGCCATGCTGAGGCTGGTCCTGATGATCGGGTCATTACAAAAAGAAGGTTTGAAGTCCAGTAtctgtttgttttgttgtttcacTCTCTTGATATGCATATTGTTATTGATGTACTGACATTTAAAAATGCCATGTACTTTTCCAGGAAAGCTATTGGTGATGATGGTAATGACAGCGATGAAGAGGCTAAGAGGAGCAAGATG CTTGAGTTGGGCCACACTGGCAGTACTGGTAGGGGAAGAGGCCGAGGTAGAGGAAGAGGCCGTGGCCGAGGGCGACCACCTTTAAATAGAGAGACATATCATCAAGATGCTGAATCTGAGCCTTGCACTTCTGTTCAGCCGAGCAACCCACAAAATACAAACACAAGTATAGCAATGGATAATGGTTCTGAGTCAAAGGAGATACCAAAGGAGGAGAATATTGCAGCTCCCGTTGTTCCTGTTGTAAGCACGGATTCCCTCCGGAACATTGATCTGAATGCCATCACGAATGAAAACGATGACAAAAAGGCTAGTGCAGAAGCTGATGCCTCCGCCTCGGTGCCTGAACCTGATGCCTCATTGCCTGAACCCCCAACAGAGAGCAAGCATGAAGAAATTCCGGGGTGGTCACTTTCTGATGTGGACAAGATGGCCATTGATTCACTGCAGCTTGCACAACTTGGTAGGCCActagaagaggaggaggaagactATGATGAAGAGGAGGGGTAA
- the LOC100801593 gene encoding class 2 transcription repressor NC2 alpha 6 — translation MRKKLDTRFPAARIKKIMQADEDVGKIALAVPVLVSKALELFLQDLCDRTYEITLQRGAKTMNSLHLKHCVQSYNVFDFLRDVVSRVPDYGHGHGHAEAGPDDRVITKRRKAIGDDGNDSDEEAKRSKMLELGHTGSTGRGRGRGRGRGRGRGRPPLNRETYHQDAESEPCTSVQPSNPQNTNTSIAMDNGSESKEIPKEENIAAPVVPVVSTDSLRNIDLNAITNENDDKKASAEADASASVPEPDASLPEPPTESKHEEIPGWSLSDVDKMAIDSLQLAQLGRPLEEEEEDYDEEEG, via the exons ATGAGGAAGAAGCTCGATACCCGTTTCCCTGCT GCTCGGATAAAGAAGATAATGCAGGCAGATGAGGATGTTGGAAAGATAGCACTGGCTGTGCCTGTTTTAGTTT CTAAAGCTCTAGAACTATTTTTGCAAGATCTTTGTGACCGCACTTATGAAATAACTCTTCAAAGAGGAGCGAAGACCATGAATTCATTGCATTT AAAACATTGTGTACAAAGCTATAATGTCTTTGACTTTCTGAGGGACGTTGTTAGCAGGGTTCCTGACTACGGCCATGGCCATGGCCATGCTGAGGCTGGTCCTGATGATCGGGTCATTACAAAAAGAAG GAAAGCTATTGGTGATGATGGTAATGACAGCGATGAAGAGGCTAAGAGGAGCAAGATG CTTGAGTTGGGCCACACTGGCAGTACTGGTAGGGGAAGAGGCCGAGGTAGAGGAAGAGGCCGTGGCCGAGGGCGACCACCTTTAAATAGAGAGACATATCATCAAGATGCTGAATCTGAGCCTTGCACTTCTGTTCAGCCGAGCAACCCACAAAATACAAACACAAGTATAGCAATGGATAATGGTTCTGAGTCAAAGGAGATACCAAAGGAGGAGAATATTGCAGCTCCCGTTGTTCCTGTTGTAAGCACGGATTCCCTCCGGAACATTGATCTGAATGCCATCACGAATGAAAACGATGACAAAAAGGCTAGTGCAGAAGCTGATGCCTCCGCCTCGGTGCCTGAACCTGATGCCTCATTGCCTGAACCCCCAACAGAGAGCAAGCATGAAGAAATTCCGGGGTGGTCACTTTCTGATGTGGACAAGATGGCCATTGATTCACTGCAGCTTGCACAACTTGGTAGGCCActagaagaggaggaggaagactATGATGAAGAGGAGGGGTAA
- the LOC100801593 gene encoding class 2 transcription repressor NC2 alpha 6 isoform X3, protein MNQEMRVKIMEVHQTGSFMRRKIMLKHCVQSYNVFDFLRDVVSRVPDYGHGHGHAEAGPDDRVITKRRKAIGDDGNDSDEEAKRSKMLELGHTGSTGRGRGRGRGRGRGRGRPPLNRETYHQDAESEPCTSVQPSNPQNTNTSIAMDNGSESKEIPKEENIAAPVVPVVSTDSLRNIDLNAITNENDDKKASAEADASASVPEPDASLPEPPTESKHEEIPGWSLSDVDKMAIDSLQLAQLGRPLEEEEEDYDEEEG, encoded by the exons ATGAACCAGGAAATGAGAGTGAAGATCATGGAAGTACATCAAACTGGGTCATTCATGAGAAGGAAGATTATGTT AAAACATTGTGTACAAAGCTATAATGTCTTTGACTTTCTGAGGGACGTTGTTAGCAGGGTTCCTGACTACGGCCATGGCCATGGCCATGCTGAGGCTGGTCCTGATGATCGGGTCATTACAAAAAGAAG GAAAGCTATTGGTGATGATGGTAATGACAGCGATGAAGAGGCTAAGAGGAGCAAGATG CTTGAGTTGGGCCACACTGGCAGTACTGGTAGGGGAAGAGGCCGAGGTAGAGGAAGAGGCCGTGGCCGAGGGCGACCACCTTTAAATAGAGAGACATATCATCAAGATGCTGAATCTGAGCCTTGCACTTCTGTTCAGCCGAGCAACCCACAAAATACAAACACAAGTATAGCAATGGATAATGGTTCTGAGTCAAAGGAGATACCAAAGGAGGAGAATATTGCAGCTCCCGTTGTTCCTGTTGTAAGCACGGATTCCCTCCGGAACATTGATCTGAATGCCATCACGAATGAAAACGATGACAAAAAGGCTAGTGCAGAAGCTGATGCCTCCGCCTCGGTGCCTGAACCTGATGCCTCATTGCCTGAACCCCCAACAGAGAGCAAGCATGAAGAAATTCCGGGGTGGTCACTTTCTGATGTGGACAAGATGGCCATTGATTCACTGCAGCTTGCACAACTTGGTAGGCCActagaagaggaggaggaagactATGATGAAGAGGAGGGGTAA